A stretch of Acropora muricata isolate sample 2 chromosome 7, ASM3666990v1, whole genome shotgun sequence DNA encodes these proteins:
- the LOC136922818 gene encoding tetratricopeptide repeat protein 28-like, giving the protein MDDKTGKEKASNNRGTDFHTRGELEKAIECHEKDLEIAIEIGDRAGEGNAYGNLGDAYRLLGDLRRAIEYHEKNSRLAIEIGDRAGEGEAYGNLGCAYDSMGDFPKAIEYHEKYLKLAIEIGDLDGKGRAIIGLGNAYDSLGDFRKATVYHENALKIAQEIDDQEGEGVAYGNLGNAFFSLGDFRKAIECHEKHLKIAMEIGLLGGEGTAYGNIGNAYHALADFHKAIEYHQRALQIATDIADREGEGSAYGNLGNAYNSLGDFLKALDYHEKHLQIARDIGHRAGEGTAYGNLGYTYRSLGNFRRATEYHEKDLKIAKEIGDRAGQAKAYGNLGNVYQSLGDYRKAIDYHEKGFKIAKEIGDRAGEGEAYGNLGIAYQSLGDYRKAIDYHEKHLKIGKEIGDRAGEGEAYGNLGIAYQSLGDYRKAIDYHKKHLKIAKQIGDRAGEGRACGNLGIAYKSLGDYQKAIEYHEKYLKIGKEIGDRAGEGRAYGNLGIAYDSLGDYRKAIDYHEKRLKIAKEIGDRAGKGRAYGNLGIAYESLGDYRKAIEYHEKDLKIGKEIGDRSGEGRTYGNLGNAYQSLGDYRKAIDYHEKDLKIAKEIGDRGGEGRAYGNLGNVYQSQGDYQKAIPYHEKYLKIGKEIGDRSGEGRTYGNLGNAYQSLGDYQKAIEYDEKYLKTAKEISDRAGEGGAYGNLGIAYQSLGDYGKAIDYHEKHLKIAKEIGDRAGEGRAYGNLGIAYKSLGDYRKAIEYHEKDLKIVKEISDRSGEGRTYGNLGNAYQSLGDYRKAIEYHEKHLKIAKEIGDRAGEGRAYGNLGNVYQSLADYQKAIEYHEKGLKIGKEISDRSGEGRTYGNLGNAYQSLGDYQKAIEYHEKDLKIAKEIGDRVGEGGAYGNLGITYESLGDYRKAIDYHERHLQSANEMGDRAGEGIAYGNLGIAYQSLGDYQKAIEYHEKHLKIGKEIGDRAGEGRAYGNLGIAFGSLGDYQKAINYHEKRLKIAKEIGDQAGEGRAYGNLGIAYESLGDYRKAIEYHEKDLKIGIEIGDRYGEGKTYGNLGNAYQLLGAYGKAIEYYEKDLKIAKEIGDRAGERRAFGNLGNACDALGDYQRAFEYHEKYLKIEKLIGDWAGEGGAYGNLGST; this is encoded by the coding sequence ATGGATGACaagacaggaaaagaaaaagcctctAACAATCGCGGTACAGATTTCCACACACGGGGTGAATTAGAAAAAGCCATcgagtgtcatgaaaaagatttggaaattgcaatagaaatcggtgatcgggcaggagaaggaaacgcttatggaaatctcggtgacGCTTACCGCTTACTGGGTGACTTAcgaagagccattgagtatcatgaaaagaatTCGAGACTTGCgatagaaataggtgatcgggctggagaaggagaagcctatggaaatctcggttgcgcttacgactcaatgggtgacttccccaaagccattgaatatcatgaaaaatatcttaaacttgcaatagaaatcggtgacctaGACGGAAAAGGACGGGCCATTATAggcctcggtaatgcctacgactcactgggtgatttccgaaaagccACTGTGTAtcatgaaaatgctttaaaaattgcacaagaaatcgatGATCAAGAAGgcgaaggagtagcctatggaaatctcggtaatgctttcttttcattagGTGACTTCcgcaaagccattgagtgtcatgaaaaacatttgaaaattgcaatggaaatcggtcTTTTAGGCGGAGAAGGAActgcctatggaaatatcggtaatgcttaccacgcaTTGGCTGACTTTCataaagccattgagtatcaccaaAGAGCCCTTCAAATTGCAACAGATATCGCTGATCGAGAAGGAGAAGGatcggcctatggaaatctcggcaatgcttacaactcattgggtgacttcctaAAAGCtcttgattatcatgaaaaacatttgcaaaTTGCAAGAGACATCGGTCATCGAGCCGgggaaggaacagcctatggaaatcttggttatACGTACCGTTCACTAGGCAACTTCAGAAGAGCCactgaatatcatgaaaaagatttaaaaattgcaaaagaaatcggtgatcgggccggacaagcaaaagcctatggaaacctcggtaatGTTTACCAGTCGCTGGgagactatcgaaaagccattgactatcatgaaaaaggtttcaaaattgcaaaagaaatcggtgatcgggccggagaaggagaagcctatggaaatcttggtattgcttaccagtcactaggtgactatcgaaaagccattgactatcatgaaaaacatttgaaaattggaaaagaaatcggtgatcgggccggagaaggagaagcctatggaaatctcggtattgcttaccagtcactaggtgactatcgaaaagccattgactatcataaaaaacatttgaaaattgcaaaacaaatcggtgatcgggctggagaaggaagagcctgtggaaatctcggcattgcttacaagtcactgggtgactatcaaaaagccattgagtatcatgaaaaatatttgaaaattggaaaagaaatcggcgatcgggctggagaaggaagggcctatggaaatctcggaattgcttacgattcactgggtgactatcgaaaagccattgactatcatgaaaaacgtttgaaaattgcaaaagaaatcggtgatcgggctggaaaaggaagagcctatggaaatctcggtattgcttacgagtcactgggtgactatcgaaaagccattgagtatcatgaaaaagatttgaaaattggaaaagaaatcggtgatcggtctgGAGAAGGaagaacctatggaaatctcggtaatgcttaccagtcactaggtgactatcgaaaagccattgactatcatgaaaaagatttgaaaattgcaaaagaaatcggtgatcggggtggagaaggaagagcctatggaaatctcggtaatgtttaccagtcacagggtgactatcaaaaagccattccGTATcatgagaaatatttgaaaattggaaaagaaatcggtgatcggtctgGAGAAGGaagaacctatggaaatctcggtaatgcttaccagtcactgggtgactaccaaaaagccattgagtatgatgaaaaatatttgaaaactgcaaaagaaataagtgatcgggccggagaaggaggagcctatggaaatctcggtattgcttaccagtcactaggtgactatggaaaagccattgactatcatgaaaaacatttgaaaattgcaaaagaaatcggtgatcgggcgggagaGGGAAGGGCCTATGGAAACCTAggtattgcttacaagtcactgggtgactatcgaaaagccattgagtatcatgaaaaagatttgaaaattgtaaaagaaatcagtgatcggtcTGGAGAAGGaagaacctatggaaatctcggtaatgcttaccaatcattgggtgactatcgaaaagccattgagtatcatgaaaaacatttgaaaattgcaaaagaaatcggtgatcgagctggagaaggaagagcttatggaaatctcggtaatgtttaccagtcactggctgactatcaaaaagccattgagtatcatgaaaaaggtttgaaaattggaaaagaaatcagtgatcggtcAGGTGAAGGaagaacctatggaaatctcggtaatgcttaccagtcactgggtgactatcaaaaagccattgagtatcatgaaaaagatttgaaaattgcaaaagaaatcggtgatcgtgtcggagaaggaggagcctatggaaatctcggtattacTTAcgagtcactaggtgactatcgaaaagccattgactatcatgaaagaCATTTGCAAAGTGCAAACGAAAtgggtgatcgggctggagaaggaatagcctatggaaatctcggtattgcctaccagtcactgggtgactatcaaaaagctattgagtatcatgaaaaacatttgaaaattggaaaagaaatcggcgatcgggctggagaaggaagggcctatggaaatctcggtattgctttcggttcactgggtgactatcaaaaagccattaactatcatgaaaaacgtttgaaaattgcaaaagaaatcggtgatcaggctggagaaggaagagcctatggaaatctcggtattgcttacgagtcactgggtgactatcgaaaagccattgagtatcatgaaaaagatttgaaaattggaatagaaatcggtgatcggtatGGAGAAGGAaaaacctatggaaatctcggtaatgcttaccagttactgggtgcctatggaaaagccattgagtattatgaaaaagatttgaaaattgcaaaagaaatcggtgatcgggccggagaacgaagagcctttggaaatctcggtaatgcctgcgatgcactgggtgactatcaaagagcctttgagtatcatgaaaaatatttaaaaattgaaaaactaatCGGCGActgggctggagaaggaggagcctatggaaatctgggCTCAACTTAG